From Mycobacterium lacus, one genomic window encodes:
- a CDS encoding flavin reductase family protein, whose protein sequence is MGMLDGPVFVVTTQADGHPSGCLVGFATQTSVLPPSFMVGLPRNADIAEVASRSEHLAVHVLAQRQHVLAGLFANQTDEEIDPFMRCRWRAGPYGMPILDDAVAWFVGRTASRSEVGDYVAYLLEPVSVWAPECTEDLLYLSDLDFEVDDIDPGQEAAQQRFYNRERGEETRRYGGVRFTLDVP, encoded by the coding sequence ATGGGCATGCTGGACGGCCCAGTGTTCGTGGTGACGACCCAGGCCGACGGTCACCCTTCGGGTTGTCTCGTCGGCTTCGCCACCCAAACGAGCGTGCTCCCCCCGAGTTTTATGGTCGGTCTGCCGAGGAACGCCGACATCGCCGAGGTGGCGAGCCGATCCGAGCACCTCGCGGTCCACGTGCTTGCACAGCGCCAGCATGTGCTCGCCGGACTGTTCGCCAACCAAACCGACGAAGAGATCGACCCATTCATGCGTTGCAGGTGGCGCGCCGGCCCCTACGGGATGCCGATTCTCGACGATGCGGTGGCCTGGTTTGTCGGCAGGACGGCCAGTCGCAGTGAAGTCGGGGACTATGTGGCCTACCTGTTGGAGCCCGTGAGTGTGTGGGCTCCGGAGTGCACGGAAGACCTGCTCTACCTCTCCGACCTCGATTTTGAGGTTGACGATATCGACCCCGGTCAGGAGGCTGCGCAGCAGCGGTTCTACAACCGCGAAAGGGGCGAAGAGACACGCCGATACGGCGGCGTGAGGTTCACACTCGACGTGCCGTGA